A section of the Flavobacterium ardleyense genome encodes:
- a CDS encoding LptF/LptG family permease, with the protein MKIIDWYILKRYLATFSVMLLMFIPIGIVIDVSEKVNRMLENKVPFVEIAQYYLDFTIYFANILFPIFLFLSVIWFTSKLANNTEIIAILSSGISFTRFLRPYIIGATIVSVFALIMGFFIVPKASAGFNSFRYAYLNKNSNTRDDSNVFKQVSDSEFLYVGNFNQETKVAINFSYEQFEGEKLKTKISAGRLVWHPKDSTFTMFNYNKRIVGELGDKIESGVKMDTTFTFDLEDLTPVYYVAETLTLGDLNKFIAKERERGSKNINVYLVVLYKKYSIPVSAFILTIIAVAVSSMKRRGGMGANLAVGILLAFAFIFFDKIFGTLAEKSTFPPIIAVWIPNFVFGILAIILLRNAKK; encoded by the coding sequence ATGAAAATAATAGATTGGTATATTCTTAAAAGGTATTTGGCGACTTTCTCTGTGATGTTGCTGATGTTTATTCCTATTGGGATCGTCATCGACGTATCTGAAAAGGTTAATAGAATGCTGGAAAATAAAGTGCCTTTTGTAGAAATTGCACAGTACTACTTAGATTTTACAATCTACTTTGCCAACATACTTTTTCCGATCTTCTTATTTCTATCTGTAATTTGGTTTACCTCAAAGCTTGCCAACAACACAGAGATTATTGCAATCTTGAGTTCGGGAATCTCTTTTACGAGGTTTTTAAGACCTTATATTATCGGGGCAACGATTGTTTCGGTATTTGCATTAATTATGGGATTTTTTATTGTGCCAAAGGCTAGTGCAGGTTTCAACTCTTTCCGCTATGCCTATTTAAATAAAAATTCCAATACTCGAGACGATAGCAATGTGTTTAAACAGGTCAGTGATTCAGAATTTTTATATGTAGGAAATTTCAATCAAGAAACAAAAGTCGCGATCAACTTTTCTTATGAACAGTTTGAAGGAGAGAAATTGAAAACAAAGATTTCTGCTGGGCGGCTTGTTTGGCATCCAAAAGACAGCACTTTTACAATGTTTAATTACAACAAAAGGATTGTAGGAGAATTAGGAGATAAGATTGAATCTGGCGTAAAAATGGACACGACTTTCACATTTGATCTTGAAGATCTTACCCCAGTTTACTATGTTGCCGAAACGTTGACTTTGGGCGATCTAAATAAATTTATTGCCAAAGAAAGGGAGCGAGGAAGCAAAAATATTAATGTGTATTTGGTGGTATTGTATAAAAAATATAGCATTCCCGTATCTGCCTTTATATTAACAATTATTGCCGTAGCAGTTTCATCTATGAAAAGGCGTGGCGGGATGGGAGCAAATCTGGCGGTTGGAATCTTGCTGGCTTTTGCATTCATATTTTTTGATAAAATCTTCGGTACTCTTGCCGAAAAATCTACTTTTCCTCCAATCATCGCAGTCTGGATTCCTAATTTTGTCTTCGGAATTCTAGCTATTATCTTACTACGCAATGCCAAAAAGTAA
- a CDS encoding transketolase family protein has translation MKTYKNTGSKDTRSGFGAGLTELGQKNENVVALCADLIGSLKMDDFKKNHPERFFQIGIAEANMIGIAAGLTIGGKIPFTGTFANFSTGRVYDQIRQSVAYSDKNVKICASHAGLTLGEDGATHQILEDIGLMKMLPGMTVINTCDYNQTKAATIAIADHHGPVYLRFGRPVVPNFMPADEEFVIGKAIMLSEGKDVTIVATGHLVWEALIAAEKLEAEGISAEVINIHTIKPLDEEAILKSLAKTKCIVTAEEHNILGGLGESVARVLSLNHPAPQEFVAVNDSFGESGTPEELMDKYKLNNEAIVAAAKKVVARK, from the coding sequence ATGAAAACATATAAAAATACAGGTAGTAAAGACACTAGATCAGGATTTGGTGCTGGACTAACAGAACTTGGACAGAAGAACGAAAATGTGGTGGCGCTTTGTGCGGACCTTATTGGTTCTTTGAAAATGGATGACTTTAAAAAGAATCATCCGGAGCGATTTTTCCAAATTGGAATTGCTGAAGCAAATATGATTGGAATCGCGGCAGGTCTTACAATTGGAGGTAAAATTCCATTTACAGGAACTTTTGCCAACTTTAGTACAGGAAGAGTTTACGATCAGATTCGTCAATCTGTGGCTTATTCGGATAAGAATGTAAAAATCTGTGCGTCTCACGCGGGACTTACTCTTGGTGAAGATGGAGCAACTCACCAAATTTTGGAAGACATTGGACTTATGAAAATGTTGCCAGGAATGACGGTAATCAATACTTGCGATTACAATCAGACGAAAGCGGCGACAATCGCAATTGCTGATCATCACGGACCAGTTTACCTACGTTTTGGACGTCCGGTAGTGCCTAACTTTATGCCTGCTGACGAAGAGTTCGTTATCGGAAAAGCGATTATGCTAAGCGAGGGAAAAGATGTTACGATCGTAGCAACTGGACACTTGGTATGGGAAGCACTGATTGCTGCGGAGAAATTGGAAGCAGAAGGAATTTCGGCGGAAGTAATTAATATCCACACAATTAAACCTTTGGACGAAGAAGCAATTTTGAAATCTTTGGCTAAAACCAAATGCATCGTTACTGCCGAAGAGCATAATATCCTTGGTGGCCTTGGCGAAAGCGTTGCTAGAGTATTGTCATTAAATCATCCTGCACCACAGGAATTTGTTGCGGTAAATGATAGCTTTGGCGAAAGTGGAACTCCAGAAGAATTGATGGATAAATATAAATTGAACAACGAAGCGATTGTAGCTGCAGCTAAAAAAGTAGTGGCAAGAAAGTAG
- a CDS encoding transketolase: MKLNTQQLQDLTVQVRRDILRMVHAVNSGHPGGSLGCAEFLVCLYQNLMERKDTFEMDGIGEDLFFLSNGHISPVFYSVLARSGYFPVEELKTFRKLNSRLQGHPTTHEGLPGVRIASGSLGQGMSVGIGAAQAKKLNSDNHIVYTLHGDGELQEGQNWEAIMYASAKKVDNLISTIDLNGKQIDGSTDEVLPMGSIRAKFEAFGWDVLDIEKGNDIDAVLSGMKDAKSRTGKGKPVCVLLHTEMGNGVDFMMYTHAWHGKAPSNDQLELALQQNILEELSDY, from the coding sequence ATGAAACTCAACACACAACAACTACAAGACTTGACTGTACAAGTCAGAAGAGACATTTTAAGAATGGTGCACGCCGTAAACTCTGGGCATCCTGGAGGATCACTAGGTTGTGCCGAATTTTTGGTTTGTTTGTATCAAAATTTAATGGAGCGCAAAGATACTTTTGAAATGGACGGAATTGGCGAAGACTTATTCTTCTTATCAAACGGTCATATTTCACCAGTTTTCTATAGCGTTTTAGCACGTAGCGGCTATTTTCCAGTAGAAGAATTAAAGACTTTTAGAAAATTAAATTCTCGTTTGCAAGGACACCCAACTACTCACGAAGGTTTACCAGGAGTGCGTATTGCCTCTGGATCTTTGGGTCAGGGAATGTCAGTTGGAATAGGCGCTGCGCAAGCAAAGAAACTCAACAGCGACAATCATATTGTTTACACACTTCACGGAGATGGCGAATTGCAAGAAGGTCAAAATTGGGAAGCAATTATGTACGCATCCGCGAAAAAAGTAGACAACCTAATTTCGACAATTGACCTTAACGGAAAGCAGATTGATGGATCTACAGACGAAGTACTTCCAATGGGAAGTATTCGTGCGAAGTTTGAAGCTTTTGGTTGGGATGTTTTGGATATTGAAAAAGGAAATGACATCGATGCTGTTTTATCTGGAATGAAGGATGCGAAGTCAAGAACTGGAAAAGGAAAACCGGTTTGCGTCTTGCTACACACAGAAATGGGTAACGGAGTAGACTTTATGATGTACACTCACGCTTGGCACGGAAAAGCTCCGAGTAACGATCAGTTGGAGCTTGCTTTACAGCAGAATATATTAGAGGAACTGAGCGATTATTAG
- a CDS encoding acetyl-CoA carboxylase carboxyltransferase subunit alpha: MEYLDFELPVKELQDQLSKCEIIGSESDVDVTNTCKQIEKKLEETKKNIYKNLTAWQRVQLSRHPSRPYTLDYIKAFCGDTFLELFGDRNFKDDKAMVGGLGKIGDQSFMIIGQQKGHNTKTRQHRNFGMANPEGYRKALRLMKMAEKFNIPVLTLIDTPGAYPGLEAEERGQGEAIARNIFEMMGLKVPIITIIIGEGASGGALGIGVGDKVFMLENTWYSVISPESCSSILWKSWDYKERAADALKLTSTDMKKQKLVDEIIPEPLGGAHYDRETTYATTEKYILKAYDQLKDLSTKDLVNKRMTKYSKMGEYRD; encoded by the coding sequence ATGGAATATTTAGATTTTGAGCTTCCTGTAAAAGAATTGCAAGACCAATTGAGCAAATGCGAAATCATTGGTAGCGAATCCGATGTAGATGTTACAAACACCTGCAAGCAGATTGAGAAAAAGCTGGAAGAAACGAAAAAGAATATATACAAAAACCTAACTGCTTGGCAGCGTGTGCAATTGTCGCGTCACCCAAGTAGACCGTACACCTTAGATTATATTAAAGCATTTTGCGGAGATACTTTTTTAGAACTTTTTGGAGACAGAAACTTTAAAGATGATAAGGCGATGGTGGGTGGACTTGGCAAAATTGGCGACCAATCTTTTATGATTATCGGTCAGCAGAAAGGTCATAATACAAAGACGCGTCAGCACCGTAATTTTGGTATGGCAAATCCAGAAGGATACCGTAAAGCACTTCGTTTGATGAAGATGGCTGAGAAATTTAATATCCCTGTATTAACTTTAATCGATACTCCTGGAGCTTATCCTGGTCTTGAAGCTGAAGAACGTGGACAAGGAGAAGCAATTGCTCGCAATATTTTTGAAATGATGGGTTTAAAAGTGCCTATCATTACCATTATTATTGGTGAAGGTGCATCTGGGGGAGCATTGGGTATTGGAGTAGGGGATAAAGTATTTATGCTCGAAAACACTTGGTATTCTGTAATATCACCCGAATCATGTTCGTCTATTCTTTGGAAGAGTTGGGATTATAAAGAACGTGCAGCAGATGCACTGAAGTTAACTTCAACCGATATGAAGAAGCAAAAGCTAGTCGACGAAATCATTCCAGAACCATTAGGTGGAGCTCACTATGATAGAGAAACGACATATGCAACTACAGAAAAATATATTTTGAAAGCATACGATCAGCTAAAAGACTTATCAACAAAAGATTTAGTCAACAAAAGGATGACAAAATACAGCAAAATGGGTGAGTATAGAGATTAG
- the tgt gene encoding tRNA guanosine(34) transglycosylase Tgt: protein MKFDLIQKDAASKARAGKITTDHGVIETPIFMPVGTVASVKGVHQRELKEDIKPDIILGNTYHLYLRPQTEILEKAGGLHKFMNWDSNILTDSGGYQVYSLSANRKIKEEGVKFKSHIDGSYHFFTPENVMEIQRTIGADIIMAFDECTPYPCDFNYAKRSMHMTHRWLDRCIKHVDNLPFKYGYEQTFFPIVQGSTYKDLRRQSAEYIANSNQQGNAIGGLSVGEPAEEMYAMTEVVCEILPEDKPRYLMGVGTPINILENIALGIDMFDCVMPTRNARNGMLFTANGTINIKNKKWEADFSPLDEMGHTFVDTEYTKAYVRHLFAANEYLGKQIATIHNLGFYMWLVREARRRIIAGDFTAWKNKMVQQMGQRL from the coding sequence ATGAAGTTTGACCTGATTCAAAAAGATGCTGCCTCAAAGGCACGTGCTGGAAAAATTACCACCGATCACGGTGTTATCGAAACCCCTATTTTTATGCCTGTTGGAACTGTTGCCTCTGTAAAAGGAGTACATCAGCGTGAACTAAAGGAAGATATAAAACCAGATATTATTCTTGGAAATACCTACCATTTATACCTTCGTCCACAGACCGAAATTCTAGAAAAAGCTGGAGGTTTGCATAAATTTATGAATTGGGATAGCAATATCTTGACCGATAGCGGAGGATACCAAGTTTATTCTCTCTCGGCAAACAGGAAAATTAAAGAAGAAGGTGTAAAATTTAAATCGCATATCGATGGATCTTACCACTTTTTTACTCCCGAAAACGTAATGGAAATTCAGCGCACGATTGGTGCTGATATTATTATGGCTTTTGATGAGTGTACTCCTTATCCTTGCGACTTTAATTATGCTAAGCGCAGTATGCACATGACGCATAGATGGTTGGACAGATGTATTAAACATGTTGACAATCTTCCATTTAAATACGGTTACGAACAAACTTTTTTTCCAATTGTTCAAGGAAGTACTTATAAAGATTTACGAAGACAATCTGCTGAATATATTGCGAATTCAAATCAGCAAGGAAATGCTATCGGCGGACTTTCTGTAGGAGAGCCAGCAGAGGAAATGTATGCAATGACCGAAGTGGTTTGCGAAATTCTTCCAGAAGACAAACCTAGATATTTGATGGGCGTTGGTACGCCAATCAACATTCTGGAAAATATCGCCCTCGGAATCGATATGTTTGACTGCGTTATGCCAACACGAAATGCACGTAACGGAATGCTTTTTACCGCAAACGGAACCATTAATATCAAAAATAAAAAGTGGGAAGCTGATTTTTCGCCCCTTGACGAAATGGGGCACACGTTTGTAGATACCGAATATACTAAAGCGTATGTGCGTCACTTATTCGCTGCAAATGAATATCTTGGTAAACAAATTGCGACAATTCACAACCTTGGATTTTATATGTGGTTAGTGCGCGAAGCAAGAAGGCGAATTATTGCTGGTGATTTTACCGCTTGGAAAAATAAAATGGTTCAACAAATGGGACAACGTTTATAA
- a CDS encoding RNA-binding S4 domain-containing protein yields the protein MRIDKYLWCVRYYKTRSMVTEACKKNHITVNGQVAKPSKEVFPTDKITFRKDQITRIITVLDIPESRLGAKLVDMYRKDETPAESFEHLELLKLSKQHYRKNGEGRPTKKDRRDLEDYGEENSENTSEE from the coding sequence ATGAGGATTGATAAATATTTATGGTGTGTGCGCTACTACAAAACTAGGAGTATGGTGACCGAGGCGTGCAAGAAAAACCATATTACGGTGAATGGTCAGGTTGCGAAACCATCTAAAGAAGTATTCCCGACCGATAAAATTACGTTTCGCAAAGACCAAATAACTCGTATTATTACGGTACTTGATATACCCGAAAGCAGGCTGGGCGCGAAACTTGTGGATATGTATCGCAAGGACGAAACGCCGGCAGAGTCTTTTGAGCACTTAGAATTACTGAAGCTCAGCAAACAGCATTATCGCAAGAATGGCGAAGGGCGACCAACCAAAAAAGACCGCCGTGATCTTGAGGATTATGGTGAGGAAAACAGTGAAAACACAAGCGAAGAATAA
- a CDS encoding phosphoribosyltransferase family protein, which produces MTKNIILTHQEIEHKARRMAYQIYETFDEETEIVIAGISKSGYVFAQMLADKLISISDINVIICEVEIDKQNPSAPITTSLKPEDYTNKGLVLVDDVLNSGATLVYGVRHFLDVPLKKFKTAVLVDRNHKNFPVKADFKGISLSTSLMEHVQVVFEKEGNYAYLTV; this is translated from the coding sequence ATGACAAAAAATATCATCCTGACTCATCAGGAAATCGAACATAAAGCTAGAAGAATGGCTTATCAGATTTACGAGACCTTTGATGAGGAGACGGAAATTGTAATTGCTGGAATTTCAAAAAGTGGTTATGTATTTGCACAAATGCTAGCAGATAAATTGATAAGTATATCGGATATCAATGTAATAATCTGCGAAGTCGAGATTGACAAGCAAAACCCCTCCGCTCCTATTACCACTTCATTAAAACCCGAGGATTACACCAATAAGGGACTTGTTTTGGTGGATGATGTCCTGAATTCGGGAGCAACATTGGTTTATGGCGTTCGTCATTTTCTGGATGTACCATTAAAGAAGTTTAAAACCGCAGTGCTAGTAGATCGCAACCACAAAAATTTCCCGGTGAAAGCTGATTTTAAAGGTATTTCGCTGAGTACTTCTCTAATGGAACATGTGCAGGTGGTTTTTGAAAAGGAAGGAAATTACGCGTATCTAACGGTGTAA
- a CDS encoding shikimate kinase, translated as MNKIILLGYMGSGKSTIAQKLALSLNLPAIDLDQYIEQTENISIKKLFESNKEIKFRKLEHQYLKELIQNEESFVLSLGGGTPCYANNHLLLQGDNITSIYLKASIETLTDRLKDQKDSRPLLANQPDDELSEFIAKHLFERSYFYTHATHTINVDEKSVDAIVTEIANLHR; from the coding sequence ATGAACAAAATTATTCTTCTAGGATATATGGGCTCCGGAAAGTCGACAATCGCACAAAAACTTGCCCTTTCGCTTAACTTGCCCGCCATCGATCTTGACCAATATATCGAGCAAACCGAAAATATCTCAATCAAAAAACTTTTTGAAAGCAATAAAGAAATCAAATTCCGAAAATTAGAACATCAATATCTCAAAGAACTAATCCAAAATGAAGAATCATTTGTGCTAAGTCTAGGTGGAGGTACTCCCTGCTATGCAAACAACCATTTACTGCTACAAGGAGACAACATTACATCTATTTACCTCAAAGCTTCCATTGAGACTCTTACAGATCGCCTTAAAGACCAAAAGGATTCTAGACCACTTCTTGCCAATCAGCCCGACGATGAGCTATCAGAATTTATCGCCAAACATCTTTTTGAGAGAAGCTACTTCTATACCCATGCAACACATACTATTAATGTAGATGAAAAGTCGGTCGATGCTATAGTAACTGAAATCGCCAATTTACACCGTTAG
- a CDS encoding DMT family transporter, producing the protein MPKSNLKSYLLLHLIVFIWGFTAVLGELITVREAALVWYRMGLAGVFLLIYAIIVKKPLKLPMKEAAKIIFVGFLIAIHWIFFFRAINISNVSITLAMFSMGAFFASILEPIVYKRRMLWYEVLFGLVIICGLFVIMQVEIHFLEGILTALFSVLVGVIFTLFNGKLIKKHDSVVIATYEFFAGFAFVTIYLLVAGKFVTGFFDVGAKDWFYIIILSSICTAYAFTAAVAVMRELSPYTVMLTTNLEPVYGIFLAFFIIGESEQMSIPFYIGSVVILITVILNGIVKNRAEKKLQSTASFPNGPIN; encoded by the coding sequence ATGCCAAAAAGTAATCTTAAAAGTTATTTACTTCTTCATCTTATTGTTTTTATTTGGGGATTTACCGCTGTATTAGGCGAATTAATTACAGTGCGCGAAGCGGCTCTTGTTTGGTACCGCATGGGACTGGCGGGCGTTTTTTTACTTATCTACGCAATTATAGTTAAGAAACCACTGAAATTACCAATGAAGGAAGCTGCAAAAATTATTTTCGTCGGTTTTCTGATTGCTATACATTGGATTTTCTTCTTTCGAGCAATCAATATTTCCAACGTTTCAATAACACTAGCAATGTTCTCGATGGGCGCTTTTTTTGCTTCGATTTTAGAGCCAATAGTATACAAACGTAGGATGTTGTGGTATGAAGTACTTTTTGGACTGGTAATTATCTGCGGACTTTTTGTAATAATGCAAGTAGAAATTCACTTCCTTGAAGGAATTCTCACCGCACTATTTTCAGTATTAGTAGGGGTTATTTTTACGCTCTTTAATGGTAAACTTATCAAAAAACACGACTCAGTGGTAATTGCTACTTATGAGTTTTTTGCAGGATTTGCCTTTGTAACAATCTACCTATTAGTTGCTGGAAAATTTGTGACAGGGTTTTTTGATGTTGGTGCCAAAGACTGGTTTTATATTATAATTCTTTCTTCTATCTGTACTGCCTACGCTTTCACAGCTGCCGTTGCGGTAATGAGAGAATTGTCGCCCTATACCGTAATGCTTACTACTAATCTCGAACCGGTTTATGGAATTTTTCTAGCCTTCTTTATAATTGGGGAAAGCGAACAAATGAGTATACCTTTTTATATAGGGTCGGTGGTGATTTTGATTACCGTAATCCTCAACGGAATTGTGAAAAATAGAGCTGAAAAGAAACTGCAATCCACCGCATCATTCCCGAATGGGCCTATCAATTAA
- a CDS encoding FKBP-type peptidyl-prolyl cis-trans isomerase, with product MKNFSKLLFLLLAVAIASCSKNDKIETVPLRDYALQYTADLDSINKFIDTHYMTVTPELDVTFAKIDASAQPSIRQQSDFPLQFKTVTQGTIDYKVYYINFREGANRQPTKLDSVYVTYKGELLSGTSFDQAQTPIWFELDKVVKGWPEIVPMFKTGFYDNSGDQSNPTSFTDFGAGVMFLPSALGYYGSTSQSGSIPLYSPLIFSFKLMELRYTDHDGDGILSKDEVANPGDDPELYDTDGDGTPNYRDVDDDGDGYLTKFEIRENGVITFPTCPGGTISKHLDPTCH from the coding sequence ATGAAGAATTTTTCTAAATTACTTTTCTTGCTATTGGCAGTTGCCATTGCCTCTTGTTCCAAAAACGATAAAATTGAAACGGTTCCTCTTAGAGATTATGCTCTTCAGTACACTGCAGATCTAGATTCTATCAACAAATTTATCGATACTCATTATATGACTGTAACGCCAGAATTGGATGTTACTTTCGCCAAAATTGATGCATCTGCTCAACCTTCTATTAGGCAGCAAAGCGATTTTCCTCTGCAGTTTAAAACGGTTACTCAGGGAACAATCGATTACAAAGTATACTACATAAATTTTCGCGAAGGCGCCAATAGACAACCAACAAAGCTTGACTCAGTTTATGTGACTTACAAAGGTGAATTATTGAGTGGTACTAGTTTTGACCAAGCGCAGACTCCTATTTGGTTCGAGCTTGATAAAGTTGTAAAAGGCTGGCCAGAAATAGTTCCAATGTTCAAAACTGGTTTCTATGATAATAGCGGAGATCAATCAAATCCTACAAGTTTTACAGATTTTGGCGCTGGAGTAATGTTTTTACCATCTGCCTTAGGATATTATGGTTCTACATCTCAGTCAGGTTCAATTCCTTTGTATTCGCCTCTAATTTTCTCTTTCAAATTGATGGAATTAAGATATACAGATCATGACGGCGACGGAATATTATCCAAAGATGAGGTTGCAAATCCCGGTGATGATCCTGAGCTCTATGATACAGACGGCGATGGGACACCAAATTATAGAGATGTAGATGATGATGGCGATGGTTACTTAACCAAGTTCGAAATTCGTGAGAATGGTGTAATTACTTTCCCAACATGTCCTGGTGGAACTATTTCTAAGCACCTAGATCCAACCTGTCACTAA
- the dnaB gene encoding replicative DNA helicase — translation MENFKNINPVKVDRSTIISLEKGKLPPQALDLEEAVLGAMMIEKKGTDNVIDILTADAFYKEGHKYIFEAITQLFTDTQPVDLLTVSAQLRKNGKLEQAGGDFYLIQLTQKISSSAHVEFHARIILQKFIQRSLIRISSEIIEESYEDSTDVFDLLDKAESKLYEVTQGNLKKSSETAQSLVNQAKLRIQEIAGKEGMSGVATGFTKLDKLTSGWQPSDLIIIAARPGMGKTAFVLSMARNVAIDFGHPVALFSLEMASVQLITRLISSETGLSSEKLRTGKLEKHEWEQLSIKVKDLEKAPLFIDDTPSLSIFDLRAKARRLSSQHGIKLIIVDYLQLMTAGGSNGKGGGNREQEISTISRNLKALAKELNIPVIALSQLSRQVENRASGSKRPLLSDLRESGAIEQDADIVSFIYRPEYYKIDEWDDEDASPTQGQAEFIIAKHRNGSLENIRLKFIGNLGKFDNLEDYSGSYDDLPSKMNHDDNPFSVKALPTANEAFGSSANSEAFGSSMSTLENDDSDVPF, via the coding sequence ATGGAAAACTTCAAAAATATCAATCCCGTAAAAGTTGATCGTTCAACTATTATAAGTCTTGAAAAAGGCAAACTCCCACCGCAAGCCCTTGATTTAGAAGAGGCTGTGCTAGGTGCGATGATGATTGAAAAAAAAGGTACCGATAACGTAATCGATATTCTTACCGCCGATGCCTTCTACAAAGAGGGTCATAAATATATCTTTGAGGCTATTACTCAACTCTTTACAGATACTCAGCCAGTCGACTTATTAACCGTTTCGGCTCAGTTAAGAAAAAATGGAAAATTAGAGCAAGCAGGAGGTGATTTCTACCTAATTCAGCTCACTCAAAAGATATCCTCTTCTGCCCACGTTGAATTTCACGCAAGGATAATCCTTCAAAAATTTATTCAGCGCAGTTTAATCCGAATCTCTTCAGAAATTATCGAAGAATCTTACGAAGATTCAACTGATGTTTTTGATTTGCTTGACAAAGCCGAATCAAAGCTATACGAAGTTACTCAAGGGAATCTTAAGAAGAGTTCAGAAACCGCACAAAGTCTGGTTAACCAAGCTAAACTCCGTATTCAGGAGATTGCTGGTAAGGAAGGAATGAGTGGAGTTGCGACCGGATTTACAAAACTTGACAAACTTACATCAGGATGGCAGCCGAGTGATTTAATCATCATCGCCGCACGTCCGGGTATGGGTAAGACCGCTTTTGTACTGTCAATGGCGCGCAATGTTGCAATTGACTTTGGTCATCCTGTAGCATTATTCTCACTTGAGATGGCATCAGTACAACTTATTACACGTCTTATTTCGTCAGAAACTGGATTGTCATCAGAAAAACTTCGTACCGGAAAATTGGAGAAACACGAATGGGAGCAATTAAGTATCAAGGTAAAAGATCTTGAAAAAGCACCTTTATTTATTGATGACACACCTTCACTTTCTATTTTTGACCTTCGGGCAAAAGCACGTCGTCTCTCATCTCAGCACGGCATAAAGTTAATTATAGTCGATTACCTCCAGTTAATGACCGCTGGTGGTAGTAATGGCAAAGGCGGAGGAAATAGAGAGCAGGAAATTTCTACAATCTCTCGAAACTTAAAAGCTCTTGCCAAGGAATTAAATATTCCCGTAATCGCTCTTTCACAACTCTCGCGTCAGGTAGAAAATAGAGCTTCGGGTAGTAAGCGACCTCTTCTTTCAGATTTGAGGGAGTCAGGAGCTATCGAGCAGGATGCGGATATTGTATCCTTTATCTATAGACCAGAGTATTACAAGATTGATGAGTGGGATGACGAAGATGCGTCGCCTACACAAGGTCAAGCCGAATTTATCATCGCCAAACACCGTAATGGTAGTTTAGAAAATATCCGATTGAAATTTATCGGAAATCTCGGTAAGTTCGATAATCTCGAAGATTACAGCGGAAGCTATGACGATTTACCCTCAAAAATGAACCACGATGACAACCCTTTTTCTGTAAAAGCGTTGCCCACGGCCAATGAGGCTTTCGGTAGTAGTGCAAATAGCGAGGCTTTTGGCAGTAGCATGTCTACTTTGGAAAATGACGATAGCGACGTTCCGTTCTAA